The following proteins come from a genomic window of Sinorhizobium fredii NGR234:
- a CDS encoding ABC transporter permease, translating into MDWFMKFPTMDANGLRNLKKAIDEGFRAFTRAYGDSIESIFEPLQHFLIWSERFMTRTPWPIILLLIGLIAWLASRNWKIVTGAVGTLLLIGYFDMWDDTMKTVSMIFVCTVLSIVIGIPIGIVMSRSDRVQNALNPILDVMQTMPSFVYLIPVVMLLGIGKVPGLIAVIIYAIPPMIRLTNLGIRLVDKDVLEAADAFGSSNWQKLKNVQMPLALPTLMAGINQTIMMALAMVVIASMIGVQGLGQPVLKAIANQYFTLGIFNGLAIVGIAIIFDRVSQAYGLRLQKHREIVHG; encoded by the coding sequence ATGGATTGGTTCATGAAATTTCCGACGATGGATGCTAACGGGCTTCGCAACCTCAAGAAGGCAATCGACGAGGGCTTTCGCGCTTTCACCCGCGCCTATGGGGACAGCATCGAATCCATCTTCGAGCCGTTGCAGCACTTTCTGATCTGGTCCGAGCGCTTCATGACGCGCACGCCGTGGCCGATCATTCTGCTGCTGATCGGCCTCATCGCCTGGCTCGCTAGCCGAAACTGGAAGATCGTCACCGGCGCCGTCGGCACGCTGCTCCTCATCGGCTACTTCGACATGTGGGACGACACCATGAAGACAGTCTCGATGATCTTCGTCTGTACGGTCCTCTCCATTGTTATCGGCATACCGATCGGTATCGTCATGTCGCGCTCCGATCGGGTGCAGAATGCTCTCAACCCGATCCTCGACGTCATGCAGACGATGCCGAGTTTCGTGTACTTGATTCCGGTCGTCATGCTGCTCGGTATCGGCAAGGTTCCCGGCCTGATCGCCGTCATCATCTACGCCATTCCGCCGATGATCCGGCTTACCAATCTCGGCATCCGCCTCGTCGATAAGGACGTCTTGGAAGCGGCCGACGCCTTCGGTTCGTCGAACTGGCAGAAGCTGAAGAACGTGCAGATGCCGCTCGCGCTGCCCACTCTCATGGCCGGCATCAACCAGACGATCATGATGGCGCTCGCCATGGTCGTCATCGCCTCGATGATCGGCGTGCAGGGTCTCGGCCAGCCGGTGCTGAAGGCGATCGCCAACCAATATTTTACGCTCGGCATCTTCAACGGCCTCGCCATCGTCGGTATCGCCATCATCTTCGACCGGGTCAGCCAGGCCTATGGTCTGCGACTACAGAAGCATCGGGAGATTGTTCATGGGTAA
- a CDS encoding ABC transporter substrate-binding protein, which yields MKKLLASTCLIAGYLAVTGTANAACGDVTIASMNWQSAEVLAALDKFILTEGYGCNAEIIVGDTVPTITSMIEKGEPDVAPEGWVGLLPEVVNGGIGDGKLVAAADSLSDGGVQGWWIPKYVADAHPDIKTIDDALKHPELFPDPEDKSKGAVHNGPAGWGGTVVTGQLYKAYGGAAANFTLIDTGSAAGLDGSIAKAYERKEGWVGYYWAPTALLGKYAMVKLDHGVAFNAAEWKRCNTVADCADPKKNDWPKDKVQTLVTKGFSDRAGAEVMGYLGKRSWTNDTVNKLMAWMTDNQATGEDGAKHFLEENEALWTQWVSPEVAENIKAAL from the coding sequence ATGAAGAAACTGCTTGCTTCTACCTGCCTCATTGCCGGCTACCTGGCCGTGACGGGCACAGCCAACGCCGCCTGCGGCGACGTGACCATCGCCAGCATGAACTGGCAGAGCGCCGAGGTCCTTGCCGCGCTCGACAAATTCATCCTGACCGAAGGCTATGGCTGCAACGCCGAAATTATCGTGGGCGACACGGTCCCGACGATCACCTCGATGATCGAGAAGGGTGAGCCGGATGTCGCGCCTGAAGGCTGGGTCGGTCTGCTGCCGGAGGTCGTCAACGGCGGTATCGGGGACGGTAAACTCGTCGCCGCCGCCGACTCGCTCTCCGACGGTGGCGTGCAGGGCTGGTGGATCCCGAAATATGTCGCAGACGCCCACCCCGACATCAAGACGATCGACGACGCCCTCAAGCATCCGGAACTTTTCCCTGACCCAGAAGACAAGAGCAAGGGCGCCGTTCACAACGGCCCGGCCGGTTGGGGCGGGACGGTTGTGACCGGCCAACTCTACAAGGCCTATGGCGGTGCGGCAGCCAACTTCACGCTGATCGACACCGGCTCGGCCGCCGGCCTCGACGGCTCGATCGCCAAGGCTTACGAGCGCAAGGAAGGCTGGGTCGGCTATTATTGGGCACCGACTGCGCTGCTCGGCAAGTACGCCATGGTGAAGCTCGACCACGGCGTCGCTTTCAACGCGGCAGAATGGAAGCGGTGCAACACGGTTGCCGACTGCGCCGACCCGAAGAAGAACGATTGGCCGAAGGACAAGGTCCAGACACTTGTCACCAAAGGTTTCTCGGATCGCGCGGGCGCCGAGGTCATGGGCTATCTCGGCAAGCGCTCCTGGACGAACGACACGGTCAATAAACTGATGGCCTGGATGACCGATAACCAGGCGACCGGCGAGGATGGCGCCAAGCACTTTCTGGAAGAGAACGAAGCGCTCTGGACCCAGTGGGTCTCGCCGGAAGTGGCGGAAAATATCAAAGCCGCGCTCTAA